The following proteins come from a genomic window of Gimesia chilikensis:
- a CDS encoding DUF1501 domain-containing protein — protein sequence MTQFFSRRQFLAENAMGIGSVALAWLLNQEQAQARPKSVTAEQEHFDLKPKPAPMAPQAKAMISLFQHGGPAHMDLTDPKPELSKYSGTDFKGDIHYSFVNEASKKLLGSPWKFRKHGECGTELSELLPHLGEVADDICLIRSMHTGANGHEVSIRYFHGGIPGVVGRPNLGSWLVYGLGSESQNLPAYMVLTDPGGLPVDGVTNWSNGFMPSLFQGTVLRPKEPRILNLDAPAHLQGDLQAQNLELLQSLNRKHYEQHPHESDLEARIASYELAARMQTAAREALDLSQETQATQEMYGLNNPKTRDYGTRCLIARRLVERGVRFVQLFLGGQPWDNHSSIITGLPAICGRTDQPAAALVKDLKQRGMLDSTLVHWGGEIGRLPVTQDHGDPKKAGRDHNGQGFSIWLAGGGIKPGMTFGKTDEFGHKAVENVVTPNDFQATIMRLFGLDHQKLLFFYNGQEQMITNHRPARVVSEILNKPVPTVGGDA from the coding sequence ATGACACAGTTTTTCAGCAGACGACAGTTTCTGGCAGAAAATGCAATGGGGATTGGCTCGGTCGCTTTGGCCTGGCTGTTGAACCAGGAGCAGGCCCAGGCCCGCCCCAAAAGCGTGACCGCGGAGCAGGAACATTTCGACCTGAAGCCAAAACCCGCACCAATGGCACCACAGGCTAAAGCGATGATTTCGCTGTTCCAGCACGGCGGACCGGCGCACATGGATCTGACTGATCCCAAACCGGAGCTGTCCAAGTACAGCGGCACCGATTTTAAAGGGGATATTCACTACAGCTTCGTAAATGAAGCCAGTAAGAAGCTGCTGGGCAGTCCCTGGAAATTTCGCAAACATGGTGAATGTGGCACCGAGCTTTCAGAACTGCTGCCGCACCTGGGAGAGGTTGCCGACGATATCTGCCTGATTCGTTCGATGCACACCGGAGCCAATGGTCACGAAGTTTCCATCCGTTATTTTCACGGTGGCATTCCCGGCGTTGTCGGGCGACCGAATCTTGGGTCGTGGCTGGTATACGGTCTCGGATCGGAATCGCAGAACCTGCCTGCGTATATGGTACTCACCGATCCGGGCGGACTGCCTGTGGACGGCGTGACCAACTGGTCCAACGGGTTCATGCCTTCGTTGTTTCAGGGAACCGTACTGCGTCCCAAAGAGCCACGGATTCTGAACCTGGATGCGCCCGCGCATCTGCAGGGAGATCTGCAGGCTCAGAACCTGGAACTGCTGCAGTCTTTGAACCGCAAACATTATGAGCAGCATCCGCATGAGTCCGATCTTGAAGCACGCATTGCCAGCTACGAACTTGCAGCCCGGATGCAGACCGCGGCCCGCGAAGCGCTCGACCTGTCACAGGAAACGCAGGCGACTCAGGAAATGTACGGCTTGAACAATCCCAAGACCCGCGACTACGGTACCCGCTGTCTGATTGCCCGCCGACTGGTAGAGCGGGGCGTCCGTTTCGTGCAGCTGTTCCTGGGAGGTCAGCCGTGGGACAATCACAGCAGTATCATTACCGGGCTGCCTGCGATCTGTGGTCGCACCGATCAACCGGCGGCGGCACTCGTTAAAGACCTCAAACAGCGCGGGATGCTGGATTCCACACTGGTCCACTGGGGAGGCGAAATCGGTCGTCTGCCTGTGACTCAGGATCATGGGGATCCCAAGAAAGCGGGACGCGATCACAACGGGCAGGGCTTCAGCATCTGGCTGGCCGGCGGCGGAATTAAGCCGGGGATGACCTTCGGCAAGACCGACGAATTCGGGCACAAGGCAGTCGAGAATGTGGTCACCCCCAACGACTTCCAGGCGACCATCATGCGGCTGTTTGGTCTCGATCATCAGAAGCTCTTGTTCTTCTATAACGGACAGGAGCAAATGATTACTAATCACCGTCCAGCCCGCGTCGTATCCGAAATCCTGAACAAACCGGTGCCAACTGTCGGAGGAGACGCCTGA